The sequence below is a genomic window from Neodiprion pinetum isolate iyNeoPine1 chromosome 7, iyNeoPine1.2, whole genome shotgun sequence.
cgaaagatatagttccaggtacaaaatgaaaattagttttgtagctgttagcggaaagtctagtatcctttactattctttctctactatattttcttgcaactgttgcgaaaatttaacgcttgtgcaagcataaattgacgttaaagccttgctTAGCTAAAAAACTAGAGTAAAcatcacaaactgattttgcgttgcaataaccaaaaaaggatcgacgataggacaaaatggttacgcgtacctcatttttcgtaattccaacaatattcaaacagttttttttttttttttaacgatacctgttttaccgaatttttccagttactataacaaatgatatttttctcagtgtagaaCCGCGGGCACTCTTGAGCATATTCAACGAACTGCAACTGTgctaattatttataaataaatgactaCCAATTATTGCATTTgttataacaatattttattctcaCAAAACATTTTATAAACTTTACAATTCAATTTAACATTAACTATAATCCCAACTAATCAACGCGTTGCattctctctctatttctctctctctctctctctctctctctctctctctctgtcttctGTATTTGTTTACAGTTTGATTCCAGCTTTGGCGGCAGTGACCTCGAATTTACGCTGGTACTGACGATTAGGGTCGTACTTCTCGGCGAGTTTAGCCCAAACTTGCGGCCGCTGTAACGTACAAACGAATATTGACAGACCCGTCTTGATGCCAGAGGCAAACGCTGGATATGCGGAATAGTAACAAACTTACGTATCGATTAACTACACTTCTAAACTACGGTATAAATTGAGATGTTACGATATCTTGGATTCTCGTGTACATACCTCGTTGACCAGGAAGCGGATCACCTTCTCGCTACCGAGTCTTTGCTTTTCGCTGCAATTAAGACAATCGCTGGCAAGAGCGTCGGGCAGAGCCTCTGTAACGTAAGAAACGAATTttcgttaattatttatataattattgccAAACGTCACGGAATCATTTTACTGTCacgatttttcattcgtttataaaataatgtagTACGAGTTGTCATAATCGAATGGACAGtaacttatatatatatactagaTTTTCTATGGTTGAATTTAGAAAACTGATTTGAATTCTCCAACGAtagaattatacatacatcaaCACAATTAAAGGGTATGAGAAAAATGTGTTTcctgtaatattttcaaaatttaatacgGTATCTAAGTAAACAAAAATAGTTCATCTATGAGTAAATTTCGTACAGGCttagaaaaattcaactgtttaaactattttaatttttttaccacaaacgaaaaatacagttctaggtagaaaatgaaaattagttttctggTTGTTACCAGAGAgtctataaaaaatgaaacatttctCATTGCAGACATGATAATCCGATTAAGGCTAATAAATTTGTCCAAGTAACGTGCTGCTTAAAAAAATGACACGAATAAGATTTTACTTACTCGTTGGAACTGTGTATTGAAGTTTTGATATAAGAGATTGATAAAATACATAACGTGGAGTATTTGTACATGCGACAGGAAAATTAAGTTGTATACGTTAATAATTATGATGAAtgcgtgtataataatgataataatataatgttaTTAATAATCAGCAATGCGCGACTCACTCTTGAGTTCGTTGCCATCGGGGGTGCAATTGCCGACCCCAAGAAGACAATTCACGTAGTTCTTGAGAAGACGTTCGCTCTGGAGGATCTGGTCCAAGTCGATATTGTCGTACTTGGTGGTGTAAGAGTTGGCGCAAACGCAAGCCACAAGGGCAAGAACGACCACAGCaacctgaaaaaatttttcatgatgAATTAATTTCAGCCAAGCAAGGCCAAAGCTACGTTTCACAGGCAGTAAAATCCAACATCCGCTCGacgatttttaatattcttattttctatGCTTTTAGGGAGAACGGGAAGTTTTTGTAATCACTCCGATCTTTGCCAAACTTAAAAGTGTTTTAACTTTTATCGGTAGAGTACTTTTACAATTACTTAAATAACAGTATTCTCAAGAGTAAAATACAAATGATTTTAGCTGGAGAATGAATGATTTTGGTATTGCTGATCatgaatctgaagtcagattTTCTGAATTTAAATTCGGTGTGCATGGAtattggaaatagaaaaatgctgGAAAAATGAATCTACAAAACATTTGaactttgataaaaattggtaCTCGAAGCTTCTTTGAATCACTcatcacgaatctaaagtcagattttcgatattttctattctcattcttattgttattattatttaaattcaaaacaGTAGACTTTAGCTTTGATCGGTTCGGTACTTTtccaattatttatgtaacgAAATTCTGAGGAgtataatgaaaatgattatatCTGGA
It includes:
- the LOC124223009 gene encoding ejaculatory bulb-specific protein 3; the protein is MKVAVVVLALVACVCANSYTTKYDNIDLDQILQSERLLKNYVNCLLGVGNCTPDGNELKKALPDALASDCLNCSEKQRLGSEKVIRFLVNERPQVWAKLAEKYDPNRQYQRKFEVTAAKAGIKL